The proteins below are encoded in one region of Salvelinus namaycush isolate Seneca chromosome 32, SaNama_1.0, whole genome shotgun sequence:
- the LOC120027311 gene encoding upstream stimulatory factor 2-like isoform X1 has protein sequence MSVYNKKIPSLSISHEKQETEEILQLEGVGTEEQTAVTIESVQQAAAFADHNVQYQFRTENSGGQVTYRVVQVTDDQLEVAGDGTGAVSVVSTAAFTGVQQAVAQAVIQNPFSNGGSPAGETVGGETRFAYFPAATVSVSDGAATAVSVQADPTLTQAGGQFYVMMSPPDGLQAGTPRTIAPRTHTYTTDHGENEILQHGSSNWKMDGPRAPRDERRRAQHNEVERRRRDKINNWIVTLSKIIPDCNIDSTKTGASKGGILSKACDYIRELRQNNQRLQDSFKEVLRVQADNELLKQQIEEMKNDNALLRAQLQQHGIEINGDTTPQ, from the exons ATGAGTGTTTATAACAAAAAAATCCCTTCTCTTTCCATCAGTCACGAGAAACAGGAAACAGAGGAGATTCTACAACTGGAAG GTGTGGGGACAGAGGAGCAGACTGCAGTTACCATAGAGAGTGTACAGCAGGCTGCAGCTTTTGCAGATCATAATGTTCAATACCAGTTCCGCACAGAGAACAGTGGAGGACAG GTGACCTATCGTGTGGTCCAAGTGACAGATGACCAGCTAGAGGTAGCAGGCGACGGGACTGGGGCAGTCAGTGTGGTTTCCACTGCTGCATTTACTGGAGTACAGCAAGCAGtggcacag gcTGTTATTCAGAACCCCTTCAGTAATGGGGGTAGTCCAGCGGGGGAGACGGTGGGAGGGGAAACGCGTTTTGCCTATTTCCCTGCTGCCACAGTCAGTGTCAGTGATGGGGCAGCCACAGCAGTGTCGGTGCAGGCTGACCCAACACTCACACAGGCCGGAG GTCAGTTCTATGTGATGATGAGCCCACCTGATGGGTTGCAAGCTGGCACACCAAGGACCATTGCCCCTCGCACACACACCTACACCAC AGACCACGGTGAAAATGAGATACTACAGCATGGCAGTTCAAACTG GAAGATGGATGGTCCACGGGCACCTAGGGATGAGAGAAGGAGAGCACAACACAATGAAG TGGAAAGACGGAGAAGAGACAAGATCAACAACTGGATTGTCACCCTCTCAAAGATCATCCCAGACTGCAACATAGACAGTACTAAGACTGGAGCA AGTAAAGGAGGGATCCTGTCAAAAGCATGTGACTACATCCGGGAGCTGAGACAGAATAACCAACGATTGCAGGACAGCTTCAAAGAGGTGTTGAGAGTTCAGGCAGACAACGAGCTACTCAAACAACAG ATTGAGGAGATGAAGAATGACAATGCACTGCTTCGAGCTCAGCTACAACAGCACGGCATAGAGATCAATGGAGATACGACACCACAGTGA
- the LOC120027311 gene encoding upstream stimulatory factor 2-like isoform X2, which yields MDMHEQSLDSSTGHEKQETEEILQLEGVGTEEQTAVTIESVQQAAAFADHNVQYQFRTENSGGQVTYRVVQVTDDQLEVAGDGTGAVSVVSTAAFTGVQQAVAQAVIQNPFSNGGSPAGETVGGETRFAYFPAATVSVSDGAATAVSVQADPTLTQAGGQFYVMMSPPDGLQAGTPRTIAPRTHTYTTDHGENEILQHGSSNWKMDGPRAPRDERRRAQHNEVERRRRDKINNWIVTLSKIIPDCNIDSTKTGASKGGILSKACDYIRELRQNNQRLQDSFKEVLRVQADNELLKQQIEEMKNDNALLRAQLQQHGIEINGDTTPQ from the exons TCACGAGAAACAGGAAACAGAGGAGATTCTACAACTGGAAG GTGTGGGGACAGAGGAGCAGACTGCAGTTACCATAGAGAGTGTACAGCAGGCTGCAGCTTTTGCAGATCATAATGTTCAATACCAGTTCCGCACAGAGAACAGTGGAGGACAG GTGACCTATCGTGTGGTCCAAGTGACAGATGACCAGCTAGAGGTAGCAGGCGACGGGACTGGGGCAGTCAGTGTGGTTTCCACTGCTGCATTTACTGGAGTACAGCAAGCAGtggcacag gcTGTTATTCAGAACCCCTTCAGTAATGGGGGTAGTCCAGCGGGGGAGACGGTGGGAGGGGAAACGCGTTTTGCCTATTTCCCTGCTGCCACAGTCAGTGTCAGTGATGGGGCAGCCACAGCAGTGTCGGTGCAGGCTGACCCAACACTCACACAGGCCGGAG GTCAGTTCTATGTGATGATGAGCCCACCTGATGGGTTGCAAGCTGGCACACCAAGGACCATTGCCCCTCGCACACACACCTACACCAC AGACCACGGTGAAAATGAGATACTACAGCATGGCAGTTCAAACTG GAAGATGGATGGTCCACGGGCACCTAGGGATGAGAGAAGGAGAGCACAACACAATGAAG TGGAAAGACGGAGAAGAGACAAGATCAACAACTGGATTGTCACCCTCTCAAAGATCATCCCAGACTGCAACATAGACAGTACTAAGACTGGAGCA AGTAAAGGAGGGATCCTGTCAAAAGCATGTGACTACATCCGGGAGCTGAGACAGAATAACCAACGATTGCAGGACAGCTTCAAAGAGGTGTTGAGAGTTCAGGCAGACAACGAGCTACTCAAACAACAG ATTGAGGAGATGAAGAATGACAATGCACTGCTTCGAGCTCAGCTACAACAGCACGGCATAGAGATCAATGGAGATACGACACCACAGTGA
- the LOC120027311 gene encoding upstream stimulatory factor 2-like isoform X3, whose protein sequence is MDMHEQSLDSSTGHEKQETEEILQLEGVGTEEQTAVTIESVQQAAAFADHNVQYQFRTENSGGQVTYRVVQVTDDQLEVAGDGTGAVSVVSTAAFTGVQQAVAQAVIQNPFSNGGSPAGETVGGETRFAYFPAATVSVSDGAATAVSVQADPTLTQAGGQFYVMMSPPDGLQAGTPRTIAPRTHTYTTKMDGPRAPRDERRRAQHNEVERRRRDKINNWIVTLSKIIPDCNIDSTKTGASKGGILSKACDYIRELRQNNQRLQDSFKEVLRVQADNELLKQQIEEMKNDNALLRAQLQQHGIEINGDTTPQ, encoded by the exons TCACGAGAAACAGGAAACAGAGGAGATTCTACAACTGGAAG GTGTGGGGACAGAGGAGCAGACTGCAGTTACCATAGAGAGTGTACAGCAGGCTGCAGCTTTTGCAGATCATAATGTTCAATACCAGTTCCGCACAGAGAACAGTGGAGGACAG GTGACCTATCGTGTGGTCCAAGTGACAGATGACCAGCTAGAGGTAGCAGGCGACGGGACTGGGGCAGTCAGTGTGGTTTCCACTGCTGCATTTACTGGAGTACAGCAAGCAGtggcacag gcTGTTATTCAGAACCCCTTCAGTAATGGGGGTAGTCCAGCGGGGGAGACGGTGGGAGGGGAAACGCGTTTTGCCTATTTCCCTGCTGCCACAGTCAGTGTCAGTGATGGGGCAGCCACAGCAGTGTCGGTGCAGGCTGACCCAACACTCACACAGGCCGGAG GTCAGTTCTATGTGATGATGAGCCCACCTGATGGGTTGCAAGCTGGCACACCAAGGACCATTGCCCCTCGCACACACACCTACACCAC GAAGATGGATGGTCCACGGGCACCTAGGGATGAGAGAAGGAGAGCACAACACAATGAAG TGGAAAGACGGAGAAGAGACAAGATCAACAACTGGATTGTCACCCTCTCAAAGATCATCCCAGACTGCAACATAGACAGTACTAAGACTGGAGCA AGTAAAGGAGGGATCCTGTCAAAAGCATGTGACTACATCCGGGAGCTGAGACAGAATAACCAACGATTGCAGGACAGCTTCAAAGAGGTGTTGAGAGTTCAGGCAGACAACGAGCTACTCAAACAACAG ATTGAGGAGATGAAGAATGACAATGCACTGCTTCGAGCTCAGCTACAACAGCACGGCATAGAGATCAATGGAGATACGACACCACAGTGA